In the Geobacter sp. FeAm09 genome, one interval contains:
- a CDS encoding GspE/PulE family protein, translated as MTQANTISPATVPPMESTGLISALLLKDGVIDERQLSYATRVRSKLSTPRTMMDTLLDLGYVTQEQLQKTLRSNQMNIRLGDLLVELGYLRQADLQQALGIQKEYLGKKRLGEILVERGFIEERRLLETLAYQLGYPLIELSFVTLDRSLLATIPLNVCREHKFVPVRREGDDIVLAFSDPLDQKAQDAARKILGQGLKIAIAPRESILENLAALERTSSQAAISDESTIIGMINTLFEEAIEECASDIHIEPMKDRLRIRLRCDGVMQQHKDFPREIAPQLTSRIKVMAQADIAERRRHQDGRILFASAKHGINLDMRVSFFITIYGEKIVLRLLNNKGTLLDIREIGMAPRMLEHFIYEALEVPTGVMIITGPTGSGKTSTMYSCVNFLNNINTSIITAEDPVEYIINGITQCSINPKIGVTFEETLRHIVRQDPDVIVLGEIRDHFSAETAIQAALTGHKVLTTFHTEDSIGGLIRLMNMEIEAFLISSTVVCVVAQRLLRRVCPDCAETYIPTPLDLSRLGMSPNDLVGAEFRVGRGCTSCRFSGYRGRVGIFELLVMNEMVKNAILNNKSSYDIRRISIETSGMVTLVEDGLVKGAQGLVSMKEIITDLPRLGKPRPLGELRRILGVRQ; from the coding sequence ATGACCCAAGCAAACACCATCAGCCCGGCCACAGTCCCCCCCATGGAAAGCACGGGGCTCATTTCGGCGCTTCTGCTGAAAGACGGCGTCATCGACGAGCGGCAACTCTCCTATGCCACCAGGGTCCGTTCCAAGCTCAGCACCCCCCGGACCATGATGGACACCCTCCTGGACCTGGGCTACGTAACCCAGGAGCAGCTCCAGAAAACCCTGCGCAGCAACCAGATGAACATCCGCCTCGGCGACCTCCTGGTGGAGCTGGGGTATCTGCGGCAGGCAGACCTCCAGCAGGCCCTGGGGATACAAAAAGAGTACCTGGGCAAAAAGCGGTTGGGGGAGATCCTGGTGGAACGGGGCTTCATCGAGGAGCGCCGGCTGCTGGAAACCCTCGCCTACCAGCTCGGCTACCCCCTCATCGAGTTGAGCTTCGTCACCCTCGACCGTTCCCTGCTTGCCACCATACCGCTCAACGTCTGCCGGGAACACAAATTCGTGCCGGTCAGGCGCGAAGGCGACGACATTGTCCTGGCCTTCTCCGACCCCCTCGACCAGAAAGCCCAGGATGCGGCCCGGAAGATTCTGGGACAGGGTCTCAAGATCGCCATCGCCCCCCGGGAGTCGATCCTGGAGAATCTGGCCGCCCTGGAGCGGACGTCGAGCCAGGCCGCCATTTCGGACGAATCCACCATCATCGGCATGATCAACACGCTCTTCGAGGAAGCCATCGAGGAATGCGCCAGCGACATCCACATCGAGCCGATGAAGGACCGCCTGCGCATCCGTCTCCGCTGCGACGGCGTCATGCAGCAGCACAAGGACTTTCCCCGGGAGATAGCCCCCCAGCTCACCAGCCGGATCAAGGTCATGGCCCAGGCCGACATTGCCGAGCGACGGCGCCACCAGGACGGGCGCATCCTGTTCGCCAGCGCCAAGCACGGCATCAACCTGGACATGCGCGTCTCCTTCTTCATCACCATCTACGGCGAGAAGATCGTCCTGCGGCTTTTGAACAACAAGGGGACCCTGCTGGACATCAGGGAGATCGGCATGGCGCCGCGCATGCTGGAGCATTTCATCTACGAGGCCCTGGAGGTCCCCACCGGCGTCATGATCATCACCGGCCCCACCGGGTCGGGCAAGACCAGCACCATGTACAGCTGCGTCAACTTCCTGAACAACATCAACACCAGCATCATTACCGCCGAAGACCCGGTGGAATACATCATCAACGGCATCACCCAGTGCTCCATCAACCCCAAGATCGGCGTCACCTTCGAGGAGACCCTGCGCCACATCGTCCGCCAGGACCCGGACGTCATCGTCCTGGGGGAGATCCGCGACCATTTTTCCGCCGAGACCGCCATCCAGGCGGCCCTGACCGGCCACAAGGTACTTACCACCTTTCACACCGAAGACAGCATCGGCGGCCTGATCCGTCTGATGAACATGGAGATCGAGGCCTTCCTCATCTCCTCCACCGTGGTCTGCGTGGTGGCGCAGCGCCTGCTCCGGCGGGTCTGTCCCGACTGCGCCGAGACCTACATCCCCACCCCCCTCGACCTGTCCCGTCTCGGCATGTCGCCCAACGACCTGGTGGGGGCGGAGTTCAGGGTCGGCCGGGGATGCACCTCCTGCCGTTTCAGCGGCTATCGCGGCAGGGTCGGCATCTTCGAACTGCTGGTGATGAACGAGATGGTCAAAAACGCCATCCTGAACAACAAGAGTTCGTACGATATCCGCAGGATCAGCATCGAGACCTCGGGCATGGTGACGCTCGTGGAGGACGGCCTCGTGAAAGGGGCGCAGGGTCTGGTCTCCATGAAGGAGATCATCACCGATCTGCCGCGCCTGGGAAAACCACGCCCACTCGGCGAACTTCGAAGGATACTGGGGGTCAGGCAATGA
- the mltG gene encoding endolytic transglycosylase MltG has protein sequence MPSFNPTPRKIAVLSIRAGLLLLLGWYLACTFIPPGKGALVRDVSFPAGSGIRKLAGELKQGGVIRSSWHFILLTRLRGQAHRLKAGDYRLTDAMTPGDILRKLATGDVDYRRFALPEGYSVYQAAELLDQKGYFKRDAFLAACRDAALLERLDIHAASAEGYLAPATYNLARNGTEEQLVTQMVGRFRKVYADVTAAGRGQTRLSSHEIVTLASLIEKEAVSGEEKPVISSVFYNRLRLGMPLQSDPTAVYGVRAFSGKVTKADIGRPSPYNTYLVKGLPPGPIGNPGADALRAALHPARSDYLYFVARQDGTHYFSRTLEEHNRAVARYLKN, from the coding sequence ATGCCTTCGTTCAACCCCACACCTCGAAAAATTGCCGTACTCTCCATCCGCGCCGGTCTCCTGCTCCTGCTGGGCTGGTACCTGGCGTGCACCTTCATCCCGCCGGGAAAGGGCGCTCTTGTCCGCGATGTTTCTTTTCCGGCCGGCAGCGGCATCAGAAAGCTGGCTGGGGAGCTGAAACAGGGCGGTGTTATCCGCAGCTCATGGCACTTCATCCTTCTCACCCGTCTGCGGGGGCAGGCCCACCGCCTCAAGGCGGGCGACTATCGCCTTACGGACGCCATGACGCCGGGGGATATCCTGCGCAAGCTGGCGACGGGCGACGTGGATTACCGCCGCTTTGCCCTGCCGGAGGGGTACTCCGTCTACCAGGCCGCCGAACTGCTCGATCAGAAAGGATATTTCAAGCGGGATGCGTTTCTGGCCGCCTGCCGTGACGCCGCGCTGCTGGAACGCCTGGACATCCACGCCGCCAGCGCCGAGGGGTACCTCGCTCCGGCCACCTACAACCTGGCGCGCAACGGTACGGAGGAACAGTTGGTCACCCAGATGGTTGGCCGCTTCCGGAAGGTGTACGCCGATGTGACCGCGGCCGGCCGCGGGCAGACCCGGCTGTCGTCCCACGAGATCGTGACCCTGGCTTCGCTCATCGAAAAGGAGGCGGTCTCCGGCGAGGAAAAACCCGTAATCTCCTCGGTCTTTTACAACCGCCTGCGCCTGGGGATGCCGCTCCAGAGCGATCCCACGGCGGTCTACGGTGTGCGGGCCTTTTCGGGCAAGGTCACCAAGGCCGACATCGGCCGCCCTTCCCCCTACAACACCTATCTGGTCAAGGGGCTGCCCCCCGGCCCCATCGGCAACCCGGGGGCCGACGCGCTGCGCGCCGCCCTCCATCCGGCCCGCAGCGACTACCTCTATTTCGTGGCCCGCCAGGACGGCACCCACTATTTTTCCCGTACCCTGGAGGAACACAACCGGGCCGTCGCCCGCTATCTCAAAAACTGA
- the yedF gene encoding sulfurtransferase-like selenium metabolism protein YedF, with translation MTTIDCRNLACPAPVITVKKALAEQTELRVLLDDGAPRENVTRFARNRGCQVSEERDGNGWALTITGGGEPAPKPATAAATGERVLLITSDRLGDGPEELGRLLMKNFIHTLLETSELPARMLFLNTGVFLTTEGSDLLEALEKLGGMGVEILSCGLCLDFFKLKDKLKAGGTTNMLTTAESLLSAGQAIRL, from the coding sequence ATGACTACCATCGATTGCAGGAACCTGGCCTGCCCGGCCCCGGTGATTACCGTGAAGAAGGCGCTGGCGGAACAGACGGAGCTGAGGGTACTCCTGGACGACGGCGCACCGCGGGAGAACGTCACCCGCTTTGCCCGCAACCGCGGCTGCCAGGTGAGCGAGGAACGCGACGGCAACGGCTGGGCCCTGACCATCACCGGTGGCGGCGAACCGGCACCAAAACCGGCGACGGCCGCCGCCACCGGCGAACGGGTGCTGTTGATCACCTCCGACCGCCTGGGGGACGGCCCGGAGGAATTGGGGCGCCTGCTGATGAAAAACTTCATCCACACCCTGCTGGAGACGAGCGAACTCCCGGCGCGCATGCTCTTCCTCAACACCGGGGTATTCCTTACCACGGAAGGGTCGGATCTGCTGGAGGCGCTGGAAAAACTGGGGGGCATGGGGGTGGAAATCCTCTCCTGCGGCCTCTGCCTCGACTTCTTCAAACTCAAGGACAAACTGAAGGCCGGAGGCACCACCAACATGCTTACCACCGCAGAAAGCCTGCTTTCGGCAGGACAGGCAATACGGCTTTAA
- the rimM gene encoding ribosome maturation factor RimM (Essential for efficient processing of 16S rRNA): MGDPDELITVGKISGTHGIKGHLKVYSYSGNLESLGAARIITLRSPDGATLREFGIKGVKPHSAGFILGLKDFDSIDQALPLVGSELCLRRSQLPEPEDDEYYWCDLLGLRVVTDTGVELGTLADIFETGSNDVYVVRKDKQEYLIPAVASVVRSVDLAGGTMVITPLDGLLDL, from the coding sequence ATGGGCGATCCGGACGAACTGATTACCGTGGGCAAGATCAGCGGGACCCATGGGATCAAGGGGCATCTCAAGGTCTACTCCTATTCGGGCAACCTCGAGAGCCTGGGCGCTGCACGGATCATCACCCTGAGAAGCCCCGACGGCGCGACCCTACGGGAATTCGGCATCAAGGGAGTAAAGCCGCACAGTGCCGGCTTCATCCTCGGCCTGAAGGATTTCGACAGTATCGACCAGGCCCTTCCCCTGGTGGGCAGCGAGTTGTGCCTCCGGCGCAGCCAGTTGCCGGAACCGGAAGATGACGAGTATTACTGGTGCGACCTGCTCGGCCTCCGGGTCGTGACCGACACCGGGGTCGAACTCGGCACGCTGGCCGACATCTTCGAGACCGGAAGCAACGACGTCTACGTGGTGCGCAAGGACAAGCAGGAGTACCTGATCCCGGCGGTGGCCTCCGTCGTCAGGTCCGTTGACCTGGCGGGCGGCACCATGGTCATCACTCCGCTGGACGGGCTTCTGGATTTATGA
- a CDS encoding ribonuclease HII, with protein MALEQHACSRGFALVAGVDEAGRGPLAGPVVAAAVILPEGLRIPGVDDSKKLSPETRERLFDVIQSQALAIGVGMGSPELIDRINILQATRHAMLEAVSALSPLPDFILIDGITPIDSVIPQQTVKKGDSLSLSIAAASIIAKVTRDRLMRELDAVHPGYGFAGHKGYGSAAHLAAIRRLGPSPVHRLSFGGVKEHVPCPSS; from the coding sequence CTGGCATTGGAGCAGCACGCCTGCAGCCGGGGCTTTGCCCTGGTCGCCGGCGTGGACGAGGCCGGGCGCGGTCCCCTGGCCGGCCCCGTGGTTGCTGCGGCGGTCATCCTCCCCGAAGGGCTGCGCATCCCCGGGGTCGATGACTCGAAAAAACTCTCGCCGGAGACCCGCGAACGCCTTTTCGACGTCATCCAGTCCCAGGCCCTGGCCATCGGCGTCGGCATGGGCAGCCCGGAGCTCATCGACCGCATCAATATCCTGCAGGCCACCCGGCACGCCATGCTGGAAGCGGTGTCCGCCCTGTCCCCCCTGCCCGATTTCATTCTGATCGACGGGATCACCCCGATCGACTCCGTCATCCCCCAGCAGACCGTCAAAAAAGGGGACTCCCTCAGCCTCTCCATCGCCGCCGCCTCGATCATCGCCAAGGTCACCCGCGACCGCCTGATGCGCGAACTTGACGCCGTGCATCCCGGCTACGGCTTTGCCGGGCACAAGGGGTACGGCAGCGCCGCCCACCTTGCGGCGATCCGCCGGCTCGGCCCATCACCGGTCCACCGCCTGAGCTTCGGCGGGGTAAAGGAACACGTCCCATGTCCCTCTTCCTGA
- a CDS encoding metallophosphoesterase, translated as MSLFLITFLSLYGGMHAYAFVRLRGAFLPSHPLTLALAAWMVLMTVAPLLVRLAESAGLERGALFLAWPGYTWMGVIFIFVATLLACDALRLFAWLSHRLWGTATPGFLSATATCAAALAVAFLASAYAFYDARRIRTDQVTVTTAKLPPSAGRIRIVQISDVHIGLLFRESRLNGILAAVRAARPDVLVSTGDLVDGRLSREDVMSHQNRLAAILASVATPGGKYAVTGNHEFYAGLDQALAFTRTAGFTVLRNQAAPLPNGITVAGIDDPASRRVGGSAPPLSEQALLQSVPRDRFCLLLKHRPDVPAASDGLFDLQLSGHVHKGQIFPFNLLVRLQYPIPCGTTATAKKSLIHVSRGSGTWGPPLRLLAPPEVTVIDIVPQGAQSPP; from the coding sequence ATGTCCCTCTTCCTGATCACCTTCCTGAGCCTCTACGGCGGCATGCACGCCTACGCCTTCGTCCGGCTGCGCGGCGCCTTCCTGCCGAGCCACCCCCTCACCCTGGCCCTGGCGGCATGGATGGTCCTGATGACCGTCGCCCCCCTGCTGGTACGCCTGGCCGAAAGCGCCGGCCTGGAACGGGGCGCCCTTTTTCTGGCATGGCCCGGCTACACCTGGATGGGGGTGATCTTCATCTTCGTCGCCACCCTGCTGGCATGCGACGCGCTCCGACTGTTCGCCTGGCTGTCGCACCGCCTCTGGGGGACCGCCACCCCGGGATTCCTGAGCGCGACCGCCACCTGCGCCGCCGCCCTGGCGGTCGCGTTCCTTGCCAGCGCCTACGCCTTCTACGACGCCCGGCGCATCAGGACCGACCAGGTGACGGTGACCACCGCCAAGCTTCCGCCGTCGGCCGGCCGGATCAGGATTGTGCAGATCTCCGATGTCCACATTGGACTCCTGTTCCGCGAGTCCCGGCTGAACGGCATCCTGGCGGCCGTCCGCGCCGCCCGGCCCGACGTTCTGGTCTCCACCGGCGATCTGGTGGACGGCAGGCTCTCCCGGGAGGACGTCATGTCGCACCAGAACAGGCTGGCGGCCATACTGGCGTCGGTCGCGACCCCGGGCGGAAAATACGCCGTGACCGGCAACCACGAATTCTACGCCGGCCTGGACCAGGCGCTTGCCTTCACCCGCACGGCCGGCTTTACCGTGCTCCGCAACCAGGCGGCCCCCCTGCCCAACGGCATCACCGTCGCCGGGATCGACGATCCGGCCAGCCGGCGCGTGGGGGGTTCCGCCCCGCCCCTTTCGGAACAGGCGCTGCTGCAATCCGTCCCCAGGGACCGTTTTTGCCTGCTGCTCAAGCATCGGCCGGATGTACCGGCCGCCAGCGACGGTCTTTTCGACCTGCAGCTGTCGGGGCATGTCCACAAGGGGCAGATATTTCCCTTCAACCTGCTGGTGCGCCTCCAGTACCCCATCCCCTGCGGAACCACCGCCACCGCGAAAAAGTCCCTCATCCACGTCTCCCGCGGCAGCGGCACCTGGGGTCCGCCGCTGCGCCTGCTGGCACCTCCCGAGGTCACCGTCATCGACATCGTGCCCCAAGGGGCGCAGAGCCCTCCGTAG
- the rpsP gene encoding 30S ribosomal protein S16 encodes MAIKIRLARAGAKKRPFYQVVVADERCRRDGRFIENVGTYDPTKNPAAVKLNAEKAQAWLEKGAQPTDTVRQLLKNAGILDKAAAPTA; translated from the coding sequence ATGGCAATCAAGATCAGGCTTGCACGCGCAGGCGCAAAGAAAAGACCTTTCTACCAGGTGGTTGTGGCCGATGAGCGCTGCCGCAGGGATGGACGTTTCATTGAGAATGTGGGAACCTACGACCCTACCAAGAATCCGGCGGCCGTCAAGCTGAACGCGGAAAAGGCCCAGGCCTGGCTTGAAAAGGGCGCACAACCGACCGACACCGTTCGCCAGCTTCTCAAGAATGCCGGCATTCTGGACAAGGCGGCGGCTCCGACGGCATAG
- the rplS gene encoding 50S ribosomal protein L19: MNTIDILEFEQMKKNIPPFKVGDTVKVQVAIVEGDKRRLQAYQGVVIARQNGGIRESFTVRKISNGIGVERVFPLHSPSIEAIEIVTRGHVRRAKLYYLRKLRGKAARIREKKYIAEA, encoded by the coding sequence ATGAACACCATCGATATTCTGGAATTCGAACAGATGAAGAAAAACATCCCCCCCTTCAAGGTCGGGGATACGGTCAAGGTACAGGTTGCGATCGTCGAAGGCGACAAACGTCGTCTCCAGGCCTATCAGGGCGTGGTGATCGCCCGTCAGAACGGCGGCATTCGCGAGTCCTTCACGGTCCGCAAGATCTCCAACGGCATCGGCGTGGAGAGGGTGTTCCCGCTCCACTCCCCCAGCATCGAGGCCATCGAGATCGTGACCCGCGGCCATGTCCGCCGCGCCAAGCTGTACTACCTGCGCAAACTGCGCGGCAAGGCGGCCCGCATCCGCGAGAAGAAATACATCGCCGAAGCCTGA
- a CDS encoding HDOD domain-containing protein, translating to MIRDRLAGDLRGLPVFHSVAVKLQQMLASRDFRMEEVIRLIGEDQALASQVLKMGNSSFYTGLSKVATIKDAVVRLGAQEIANLVMMASQAEQYTSGHPVLDSFLQKLWDHALCCATGAAWLASRAGYASLAAEAFMGGLLHDIGKLAIIKALDGILQAGGTKANVSEVLINEILDTMHEDVGHRLMLAWCLPETYCSIAVNHHRAEYDGNDILLVIVRLANLACRKVGKALSPDPTVALFGAPEAQFLGVKEITLAELEIVVEDAGTQAAGVPG from the coding sequence ATGATCAGAGACCGGCTGGCCGGTGACCTGCGCGGCCTGCCGGTCTTTCATTCGGTGGCGGTCAAGCTCCAGCAGATGCTTGCCAGCCGGGATTTCCGCATGGAAGAGGTCATCAGGCTGATCGGCGAGGACCAGGCCCTGGCCAGCCAGGTGCTCAAGATGGGGAACTCGTCCTTTTATACCGGCCTCTCCAAGGTGGCCACCATCAAGGACGCCGTCGTCCGCCTGGGCGCCCAGGAGATCGCCAATCTGGTCATGATGGCGTCCCAGGCCGAACAGTACACGTCCGGCCACCCGGTCCTGGACAGCTTCCTGCAGAAGCTGTGGGACCATGCGCTCTGCTGCGCCACGGGGGCCGCGTGGCTGGCCTCACGGGCGGGCTACGCCTCACTCGCGGCCGAGGCGTTCATGGGGGGCCTGCTGCACGATATCGGCAAGCTGGCCATCATCAAGGCGCTGGACGGGATCCTGCAAGCCGGCGGTACCAAGGCCAATGTCTCGGAGGTACTCATCAACGAGATCCTGGACACCATGCACGAGGATGTGGGCCACCGCCTGATGCTCGCCTGGTGCCTCCCCGAGACCTATTGCTCCATCGCCGTCAACCATCACCGTGCCGAGTATGACGGCAACGACATCCTGCTCGTCATCGTCAGGCTTGCCAACCTGGCCTGCCGCAAGGTGGGCAAGGCCCTCTCCCCCGACCCCACGGTCGCCCTTTTCGGGGCGCCCGAGGCGCAATTCCTGGGGGTCAAGGAGATCACCCTCGCCGAGTTGGAGATTGTCGTGGAGGATGCGGGAACGCAGGCGGCCGGCGTGCCGGGGTAA
- the trmD gene encoding tRNA (guanosine(37)-N1)-methyltransferase TrmD, producing MIFDILTLFPGMFAGPFDESIIRRGKDKQLIEIGLHNIRDWAVDRHQTADDAPYGGGAGMVMKVEPLAACIETVKARRPTSTVVMTSPQGRRLTHQVAAELAGRDGLIIICGRYEGIDERIRQLYVEDDISLGDYVLSGGEIAAMAIVDAVTRLVPGVLGSDESAETDSFCDGLLEYPQYTRPPAFGGISVPEVLLSGNHELIRKWRRRESLRKTRSLRPDLLEGIALNKEDRALLAEIQREEGACGC from the coding sequence ATGATTTTCGATATATTGACCCTCTTCCCCGGGATGTTCGCCGGTCCGTTCGACGAGAGCATCATCAGGAGAGGGAAAGATAAGCAGCTCATTGAGATTGGCTTGCACAACATCCGCGACTGGGCCGTTGACCGGCACCAGACCGCCGATGACGCCCCCTATGGCGGCGGCGCCGGCATGGTCATGAAGGTGGAGCCGCTGGCCGCCTGCATCGAAACGGTCAAGGCCCGCCGACCCACCTCGACGGTGGTGATGACCTCCCCCCAGGGGCGGCGCCTCACCCACCAGGTGGCTGCGGAACTGGCCGGACGCGACGGCCTGATCATCATCTGCGGCCGCTACGAAGGGATCGACGAACGCATCCGGCAGTTGTACGTGGAAGACGACATCTCGTTGGGCGACTACGTTCTTTCCGGCGGCGAGATCGCCGCCATGGCCATCGTGGATGCCGTGACGCGGCTGGTGCCCGGCGTGCTCGGCAGCGACGAATCGGCTGAGACCGATTCGTTCTGCGACGGTCTTCTGGAATACCCCCAGTACACGCGCCCACCGGCATTCGGCGGCATCAGCGTGCCGGAGGTACTCCTGTCCGGCAACCACGAGCTGATCAGGAAATGGCGACGGCGCGAATCGTTGCGCAAGACGCGCTCGCTCAGGCCGGACCTGCTGGAGGGAATCGCCCTGAACAAGGAAGACCGCGCACTGCTGGCCGAGATCCAACGGGAAGAGGGCGCCTGTGGCTGCTGA
- the ffh gene encoding signal recognition particle protein, with the protein MFDSLSEKLESVFKKLRGQGVMTEENIKEALREVRLALLEADVNFKVVKDFVESVRVKAVGTEVVQSLTPGQQVIKIVHDELVAVMGGNEDNGLNLAAKPPVAIMMVGLQGAGKTTTCGKLGRHLKNLKRRPLLVPADIYRPAAIEQLTTVGRQLGLEVFPSSADRKPVDICADAMRFAELNGFDTVILDTAGRHQIDDFLMNELAEIKASVSPLEILFVADAMTGQEAVNVAGGFNERLDITGVVLTKLDGDAKGGAALSVKAVTGKPVKFVGLGEKLDALEVFHADRLVSRILGMGDVLTLVEKAQSVFDEKEAARLQQKLKKSQFDLEDFLAQLQQIKKMGSLESLMGMIPGMGKMMKQMQGAQPSENEMKRIEAIIRSMTPGERANHGIINGSRRLRIAKGSGTTVQEVNQLLKRFTEAQKVVKQLQKLGPKGLLKGMGGLGRGMLPFG; encoded by the coding sequence ATGTTTGACAGCCTTTCGGAAAAACTTGAATCGGTCTTCAAAAAGCTCCGCGGCCAGGGGGTAATGACCGAGGAGAACATCAAGGAGGCGCTGCGGGAAGTCCGCCTGGCGCTCCTTGAGGCCGACGTCAACTTCAAGGTCGTCAAGGACTTCGTCGAGAGCGTGCGCGTCAAGGCGGTCGGCACCGAAGTCGTGCAGAGCCTGACGCCCGGCCAGCAGGTCATCAAGATCGTCCATGACGAGCTGGTGGCCGTCATGGGCGGCAACGAGGACAATGGCCTCAACCTGGCGGCCAAACCGCCGGTGGCGATCATGATGGTCGGCCTCCAGGGGGCGGGTAAGACCACCACCTGCGGCAAGCTGGGCCGGCACCTGAAAAACCTGAAACGCCGCCCATTGCTGGTTCCGGCGGATATTTACCGGCCGGCGGCCATCGAGCAGCTTACCACCGTCGGCAGGCAGCTCGGCCTTGAGGTGTTCCCCTCCTCGGCCGACCGGAAACCGGTGGACATCTGTGCGGACGCCATGCGTTTCGCCGAACTGAACGGCTTCGACACGGTTATCCTCGATACGGCCGGCAGGCACCAGATCGACGATTTCCTGATGAACGAACTGGCCGAGATCAAGGCCTCCGTTTCGCCGCTGGAAATCCTCTTCGTAGCCGACGCCATGACCGGCCAGGAGGCCGTCAACGTTGCCGGCGGCTTCAACGAGCGGCTGGACATCACCGGCGTGGTCCTCACCAAGCTGGATGGCGACGCCAAAGGTGGCGCCGCCCTTTCCGTCAAGGCGGTCACCGGCAAGCCGGTCAAATTCGTCGGCCTGGGGGAAAAACTCGACGCCCTGGAGGTCTTCCACGCCGATCGCCTCGTGTCGCGCATCCTGGGCATGGGCGATGTCCTCACGCTGGTGGAGAAGGCCCAGTCGGTCTTTGACGAAAAAGAGGCGGCCCGGCTCCAGCAGAAACTGAAGAAAAGCCAGTTCGACCTGGAAGATTTCCTGGCCCAGCTCCAGCAGATCAAGAAGATGGGCTCACTGGAATCGCTCATGGGGATGATCCCCGGCATGGGCAAAATGATGAAGCAGATGCAGGGGGCTCAGCCCAGCGAGAACGAGATGAAGCGGATCGAGGCCATCATCCGTTCCATGACGCCGGGAGAGAGGGCCAACCACGGCATCATCAACGGCAGTCGGCGCCTGCGCATCGCCAAGGGGAGCGGCACCACCGTGCAGGAGGTCAACCAGCTGCTCAAACGCTTCACCGAGGCGCAAAAGGTTGTGAAACAGCTCCAGAAACTCGGCCCCAAGGGGCTCCTCAAGGGTATGGGGGGGCTTGGCAGGGGCATGCTTCCGTTCGGCTAG
- a CDS encoding KH domain-containing protein, with translation MKALVETIAKALVDDPTQVKAAEETEEDTLVIKLTVAKEDMGRIIGKEGRTAKAIRTILNAVSTKDNKKAILKIVE, from the coding sequence ATGAAAGCACTTGTTGAAACCATCGCAAAGGCATTGGTTGACGATCCGACTCAGGTCAAGGCGGCCGAGGAAACGGAAGAGGACACCCTGGTCATCAAACTGACCGTCGCCAAAGAGGACATGGGGCGTATCATCGGCAAGGAAGGCCGCACTGCCAAAGCGATCCGCACGATCCTCAACGCCGTGTCCACCAAGGACAACAAGAAAGCTATCCTCAAAATCGTAGAATAA
- a CDS encoding RNA methyltransferase, translating into MAADRHNLAIALLHHPVYNKRREVVTTALTNLDLHDIARSSRTFGLERFYIVTPSAEQRNLAERITGHWQEGWGADYNPDRREALGIVRICTDLEAAIRDLQAGFAKPVKTIITGAARRPDSITFPAFRRMLNEADQPHLLLLGTGWGLTDECFIAADHVLEPIAGTGAYNHLSVRSAAAIMLDRLRGTQQEAL; encoded by the coding sequence GTGGCTGCTGACAGGCACAACCTGGCCATAGCGCTGCTGCACCACCCGGTGTACAACAAGCGCCGCGAGGTGGTGACCACCGCCCTGACCAACCTGGACCTGCACGATATCGCCCGTTCATCGCGCACCTTTGGCCTGGAGCGCTTCTATATCGTGACCCCGTCCGCCGAACAGCGCAACCTGGCGGAGCGGATCACCGGCCACTGGCAGGAAGGATGGGGCGCGGACTACAACCCGGACCGTCGCGAGGCGCTCGGCATCGTCAGGATCTGCACGGATCTGGAAGCCGCCATACGCGATCTCCAGGCCGGCTTTGCCAAGCCGGTCAAGACGATCATCACCGGGGCGGCACGGCGGCCGGACAGCATTACCTTTCCGGCTTTCCGACGGATGCTGAACGAGGCCGACCAACCGCACCTGCTTTTGCTGGGTACCGGCTGGGGCCTGACGGATGAATGCTTTATCGCGGCAGACCACGTCCTTGAACCCATTGCGGGCACAGGAGCTTACAATCACCTCTCGGTCCGTTCGGCGGCGGCCATCATGCTCGACCGCCTGAGGGGAACACAACAAGAGGCACTTTAA